GTCTTCAGGTCTTTCCAAGAATGGGCTGACATCGTCTGCGATTCTTGTAAAATCCAATCCGACGATCTTGTTAGCGATTATCTCACGCCAGTTTTCCGCGGTTACCTGCGGACCGTTCCACCCTGTCTGAGACAGAGCGTTCCGCAGTAAGGGAATATTCGGTTCTATATGATCGGGGCGAGTGAGGTACCAGAGCAAGTCATAAATATCTCGCCCTTTTGTGTACGGTCGAGATAGTAACGCATGCAGCTTCCCTGCCATTAACGAAGGGAGGTCGTAATGGAGAAGGGCAAGAAGGAAGTAGCGATTGATCAGTGTGGTTAGTGTAGTCGCTCCCTCAGGGGGGTTAGTGTCGATCTCAATTTTTACGGATAGTTTTTCCGTTCGATGCGGTGACAGACCAGCATCATACAATAATCCGGGTAGCCTGATGAACGCAGAGTGAATCGGCTCTCCTTTGTGTGGGTGTACTGTCACGTCAAATCCGGCCTTGACCAAATCCGATTCTACTCGATCCAGAAGGCGATCGAAGTTGTAACCATCGCCACGCTCCAGGGAGAAATCGAGATCCTCGGAATATCGATGCAACCCATATAGAAATCGTAACGCCGTTCCACCGACAAAAGCGATCTGTTCAAACGCTCGCACCGATTGCAGTGAGTACAGAATATGTGCTTGCACGTATTCACGCAGTATGTTCCTTCGTTGTCCTTGAGGGGCCGCAGCAGCAAGTTGTAGAGCACGATCCTTCATAACAGACCATACTCCTCAAGGAAGATCCTTCGATATCGCACAAGACGTTTTGCTCCGGTGATGAGTTTCTTCACACCGGTGCGCTCGGCGAATGCCATTAACCGCTTCTCATCGAGGCGATCTAAGTTCTGAAATCGCATTTCACGAATCTCTTTAACAGTTGCTACCCCCGGCCGAAAATAGAAAAAATCGAGGATCGCCTTTTCCGGAAGGGCAATGATGCACTCTTGCCCTCGCAGTTCTTCCGAAATGAATCCCCAAAACAGGTCTCGCCGTATGTGTCGGTAGCGAAACGTCCCCAGTGTGTTTTCCAACACACGAGGACGCGCTGTTGTCACAGAAGTCACGACAGCCACCGCATCAGGGATGAGCTCATACCAAGCGAGCGCCCTCTCCAAGCTTACATACGACGGATACACGAGGCGGTTTGCGACGTGTT
This Candidatus Bipolaricaulota bacterium DNA region includes the following protein-coding sequences:
- a CDS encoding nucleotidyl transferase AbiEii/AbiGii toxin family protein; protein product: MKDRALQLAAAAPQGQRRNILREYVQAHILYSLQSVRAFEQIAFVGGTALRFLYGLHRYSEDLDFSLERGDGYNFDRLLDRVESDLVKAGFDVTVHPHKGEPIHSAFIRLPGLLYDAGLSPHRTEKLSVKIEIDTNPPEGATTLTTLINRYFLLALLHYDLPSLMAGKLHALLSRPYTKGRDIYDLLWYLTRPDHIEPNIPLLRNALSQTGWNGPQVTAENWREIIANKIVGLDFTRIADDVSPFLERPED